In the genome of Quercus robur chromosome 3, dhQueRobu3.1, whole genome shotgun sequence, one region contains:
- the LOC126718895 gene encoding phosphate transporter PHO1 homolog 3-like isoform X6: MKFGKEFTAQMVPEWQEAYMDYNQLKSLLKEIQRFKQRTKPPATPADLKRKLTLYRAFSGLTQRYNHPTSPSSASDDIESQAILVNSVNHGGSQSYQTTFRMSSDKGGEYELVYFRRLDDEFNKVNKFYKAKVEEVMKEAAMLNKQMDAMIAFRIKVENPQGWFDGSVEMTHLASDVAASAAALAASTPKGARASRRVPMSMDVIEEGPSSHGPSSDESSDDKDNKIVNQMVQEQRLKNMKGARPAPLEILSHVKMNNTLETPRSTIKGFLNYPVQTELNFTRENLRKVEDQLKRAFVEFYQKLRLLKNYSFLNILAFSKIMKKYDKITLRNASKSYMKMVDNSSLGSSDEITKLMERVEATFIKHFSNSNHTKGMKILRPKAMRERHRTTFNTGFFAGCTVALILALILIIRARKIVDKLEAKKYMENMFPLYSLFGFIVLHMIMYATNIFFWRRYRVNYSFIFGFKQGTELGYREILLLSFGLAVLALASVLLNLDMEMDPNTKDYGTYTELLPLNLVFLVLIILFCPFNIMYRSSRFFFLTCLFHCILAPLYKVTLPDFFLADQLTSQSQPCFFSASRTPSTLFLFHVSNQKVWYSLPLFLSHISNPKLTHGRKSSGGSKQIRAAARQIGGGNSGGRSDGSNGGRYGGFGLILSWIL; encoded by the exons atgaaatttGGGAAGGAATTCACAGCACAAATGGTGCCTGAATGGCAAGAAGCATACATGGATTACAATCAACTTAAATCCCTTTTGAAAGAAATCCAACGCTTCAAGCAAAGAACCAAGCCACCAGCAACCCCAGCTGACCTCAAACGAAAGCTCACACTTTATAGAGCTTTTAGTGGCTTAACACAAAGATACAACCACCCCACAAGCCCATCATCAGCTTCTGATGACATTGAAAGTCAAGCCATTCTTGTCAATTCTGTGAACCATGGTGGCTCACAAAGTTATCAAACTACGTTTCGCATGTCCTCCGATAAAGGTGGCGAGTATGAATTGGTTTACTTTAGGAGACTTGACGATGAATTCAATAAAGTGAACAAGTTTTACAAGGCTAAAGTGGAGGAGGTGATGAAGGAAGCAGCTATGTTGAACAAACAAATGGATGCTATGATTGCTTTTAGGATCAAAGTGGAGAATCCTCAAGGGTGGTTTGATGGGTCTGTGGAGATGACTCATCTTGCTTCTGATGTTGCTGCTTCAGCAGCTGCATTGGCTGCTTCTACACCAAAAGGAGCCAGAGCAAGCA GAAGAGTTCCCATGTCCATGGATGTGATTGAAGAGGGTCCGAGCAGCCATGGACCATCATCAGATGAATCAAGTGATGACAAGGATAATAAAATTGTCAACCAAATGGTTCAAGAACAGAGGCTAAAGAACATGAAGGGAGCTAGACCAGCTCCTCTTGAAATACTTAGTCATGTGAAAATGAACAACACTCTAGAGACTCCTCGTTCAACCATTAAGGGCTTCCTCAATTACCCTGTGCAGACTGAGCTGAATTTTACCAGGGAAAATTTGAGGAAAGTTGAAGATCAACTTAAGCGagcttttgttgaattttaccAGAAGCTTAGGCTTCTAAAGAACTACAG CTTCTTGAATATTCTGGCATTTTCAAAGATCATGAAGAAATATGATAAG ATCACTTTAAGGAATGCATCAAAATCTTACATGAAGATGGTGGATAACTCCTCCCTTGGCAGCTCTGATGAG ATTACCAAACTTATGGAAAGGGTTGAAGCTACATTCATCAAACATTTCTCTAATTCTAATCACACCAAAGGCATGAAAATCTTAAGACCCAAAGCAATGAGGGAAAGACATAGGACAACATTTAACACTG GTTTTTTTGCTGGCTGCACAGTAGCTCTGATTTTAGCCCTTATTTTAATCATTCGTGCACGCAAAATCGTGGATAAGCTAGAGGCAAAAAAGTACATGGAAAACATGTTTCCCCTTTACAG CTTGTTTGGCTTTATAGTTCTACACATGATTATGTATGCTACCAATATATTCTTCTGGAGGCGATACCGGGTCAATTATTCCTTCATATTTGGATTCAAGCAAGGAACCGAGTTGGGGTATCGAGAAATTCTCCTCCTCAGTTTTGGTCTCGCAGTGTTAGCACTAGCCAGTGTGCTCTTAAACCTTGACATGGAGATGGATCCAAATACAAAAGATTATGGAACATACACCGAACTTCTACCTCTGAACTTGGTTTTT CTTGTACTCATCATATTATTTTGCCCATTTAACATCATGTATCGTTCAAGTCGTTTCTTCTTCCTTACATGTCTCTTTCACTGTATTCTTGCTCCTTTGTACAAG GTGACGCTCCCAGATTTCTTCTTGGCTGATCAGCTCACTAGCCAG TCTCAACCGTGTTTCTTCTCTGCCTCTAGGACtccctcaactctcttcctctttcatGTCTCAAACCAAAAGGTCTggtactctcttcctctcttcctctctcatatatcaaacccaaaactcaCACATGGCAGAAAATCCAGCGGCGGAAGCAAGCAGATCCGGGCAGCAGCAAGGCAGATCGGCGGCGGCAACAGCGGTGGCAGATCTGACGGCAGCAACGGTGGCAGATACGGTGGGTTTGGCTTGATTTTAAGTTGGATTTTATGa
- the LOC126718902 gene encoding kinase-interacting family protein-like codes for MMGGRLEPLGDSWSRVTSEIGDLFRPPFDLEERMKMLVLNSAENGDTFAERAESYYEKRPQLLALLQDLYNGYITLSDRYIQTLAKHHQHQHHHHRRQSSQISTTDYDCYDQEDDAESSLSYQQPQSMLPNKGVLECDADAVNVIVADLVIKNVEYDVLVHEMSIMERRTSESSRKMELQKNLLEVLESERLILLNENARLGYRVTALVEENKGLASESMFMKRKASELARCVLKMREDHRVYMLNRKIEDLQGQIYGLEKRNKEYYEQLVKRDQHVKQEKASIDEKKNVHDLSLDGCSKMEVVVVNQRFKKRGSASVGKKSGSRLWERVKNMDLFLCGLDPTCT; via the exons ATGATGGGCGGTAGATTGGAGCCTCTCGGTGATTCTTGGAGCAGAGTGACGTCGGAGATCGGAGATCTTTTCAGGCCACCTTTTG ATTTGGAGGAGAGGATGAAGATGCTGGTATTGAACAGTGCTGAAAATGGTGACACGTTTGCAGAACGTGCTGAATCTTACTACGAAAAGCGACCTCAGCTACTGGCTCTCTTGCAAGACCTCTACAATGGTTATATCACATTGTCTGATCGCTACATTCAAACATTGGCCAAACATCATCAGcatcagcatcatcatcatcggagACAATCTTCTCAAATCTCAACCACTGATTATGATTGCTATGATCAAGAAGACGATGCAGAGAGTTCCCTCTCTTACCAACAACCTCAGTCAATGCTTCCAAACAAGGGTGTGTTGGAGTGTGATGCTGATGCTGTTAATGTAATTGTTGCTGACTTAGTGATCAAGAATGTTGAGTACGATGTGTTAGTGCACGAGATGAGCATTATGGAGAGGCGAACTAGTGAATCATCAAGAAAAATGGAGTTGCAGAAGAACTTGCTTGAGGTTTTGGAGTCTGAGAGACTCATTCTGTTGAATGAGAATGCAAGGTTGGGGTATAGAGTGACAGCATTGGTGGAAGAGAACAAAGGGTTGGCGTCAGAGTCTATGTTCATGAAGAGGAAGGCAAGTGAGCTAGCTAGGTGTGTGCTAAAGATGAGGGAGGATCATAGGGTATACATGCTGAATCGCAAGATTGAGGATCTTCAGGGGCAGATTTATGGGTTGGAGAAGAGGAACAAGGAGTACTATGAGCAACTTGTGAAAAGAGACCAACATGTTAAACAAGAGAAAGCTAGCATTGATGAGAAGAAGAATGTTCATGATTTGAGCTTGGATGGTTGCTCTAAaatggaggtggtggtggtcaATCAGAGGTTTAAGAAGAGGGGTAGTGCTAGTGTTGGTAAGAAGAGTGGTTCTAGATTGTGGGAAAGGGTCAAGAACATGGACTTGTTTCTATGTGGGCTTGACCCAACTTGTACTTGA
- the LOC126718904 gene encoding ribulose-1,5 bisphosphate carboxylase/oxygenase large subunit N-methyltransferase, chloroplastic, with amino-acid sequence MMTTFTTLSPSSTFMISPFIKTLKNPTKTLPHFKRSSYLTLSATLSTPTTTTTTTSLQKPVSDSVQTFWKWLKDEGVVSSKTPVKPAVVPEGLGLVAQKDLARNEVVLEVPKRLWINPDAVAASEIGSVCSGLKPWLSVALFLIREKKKNDTSSWRYYLDVLPEYTNSTIFWSEEELAELQGTQLLSTTLSVKDYVQNEFLKVEEEIIAPNKQLFPSPITLDDFFWAFGILRSRAFSRLRGQNLVLIPLADLINHSSSITTEDHAWEIKGAAGLFSWDTLFSLRTPVSVKAGEQVMIQYDINKSNADLALDYGFIESKADRNAFTLTLEILESDPFFGDKLDIAESNGLGETAYFDIVLDRQVPPAMLQYLRLVALGGTDAFLLESIFRNSIWGHLDLPISHANEELICQVVRDACKSALSGYHTTIEEDEKLKGEKLDPRLEIAVGIRQGEKKVLQQIDEIFKDRESELNELEYYQERRLKDLGLCGEQGEIIFWEPK; translated from the exons ATGATGACTACCTTCACTACTCTATCTCCATCCTCTACTTTCATGATCTCCCCCTTCATCAAAACCttaaaaaacccaacaaaaacacTTCCACACTTCAAAAGAAGCAGTTATCTCACACTCTCTGCCACTCTCAGCAcccccacaaccaccaccaccaccacctctcTTCAAAAACCAGTCTCTGACTCAGTCCAGACCTTCTGGAAATGGCTAAAAGACGAAGGAGTAGTGTCTTCAAAGACTCCAGTGAAGCCTGCTGTAGTTCCTGAAGGTCTGGGACTCGTTGCCCAGAAAGACTTGGCTAGAAACGAGGTCGTTCTGGAGGTCCCCAAGAGGCTTTGGATAAACCCAGATGCTGTGGCTGCCTCGGAGATTGGAAGTGTGTGTAGTGGGTTGAAGCCTTGGTTGTCTGTGGCTCTGTTTTTGatcagagagaagaagaaaaacgaCACGTCGTCGTGGCGGTATTACCTTGACGTTCTTCCTGAGTACACCAATTCTACTATATTCTG GTCAGAAGAAGAGCTGGCTGAACTTCAAG GAACCCAACTTTTGAGCACAACATTGAGTGTGAAAGATTATGTGCAAAATGAATTTCTAAAAGTGGAAGAAGAAATCATAGCCCCTAACAAGCAGCTTTTTCCTTCTCCTATAACACTGGATGACTTCTTTTGGGCATTTGGTATACTCAGATCAAGGGCATTTTCACGCTTACGTGGTCAAAACCTTGTTTTGATTCCCCTTGCAGACTTG ATAAACCACAGCTCCAGCATAACCACAGAAGATCATGCATGGGAAATTAAAGGAGCGGCAGGTCTCTTCTCTTGGGATACCTTATTTTCTTTACGGACCCCTGTTTCTGTCAAGGCTGGTGAGCAG GTTATGATTCAATATGATATCAATAAGAGCAATGCTGACTTGGCTCTGGACTATGGGTTCATAGAATCCAAAGCAGACCGCAATGCTTTTACTCTAACACTCGAAATATTGGAGTCAGACCCATTTTTTGGGGACAAGCTGGACATTGCTGAGTCGAACGGTTTGGGTGAGACTGCATACTTTGACATTGTTTTGGACCGTCAAGTTCCACCAGCAATGCTTCAATATCTGCGGCTGGTAGCGCTTGGGGGAACTGATGCTTTCCTGTTGGAGTCTATTTTCAGAAACTCTATCTGGGGCCACCTTGACTTGCCTATAAGCCATGCCAATGAAGAGCTCATATGCCAGGTGGTCAGAGATGCCTGCAAATCTGCTCTTTCAGGCTATCACACAACCATTGAAGAG GATGAAAAGTTAAAAGGAGAAAAGCTTGATCCAAGGCTAGAAATCGCAGTTGGAATAAGACAAGGGGAGAAGAAGGTGCTCCAGCAAATTGATGAGATCTTCAAGGATAGGGAATCAGAATTAAATGAGTTGGAATATTATCAAGAAAGGAGGCTCAAGGATCTTGGTTTGTGTGGGGAGCAAGGTGAGATCATCTTCTGGGAACCCAAGTAA
- the LOC126718903 gene encoding rhamnogalacturonan I rhamnosyltransferase 1, producing MEVRSSDAARIIGDKIASGSPPVPAIARTRLQVWFIRVCSSIVLWTCLVQLVAVCELWHPHLLAGITSRISSSAELNVDEEARLHSSSPPPPPLVPPRKYTSNGFLRVSCNGGLNQMRAAICDMVTVARLLNLTLVVPELDKTSFWADPSNFNDIFDVRHFIDSLRDEVRIIKRIPKRFNRKHGFIPLEMPPVSWSNEKYYLQQILPLFGKHKVLHFNKTDARLANNGIPLDLQKLRCRVNFQALKFTPQIETLGYKLVRMLREKGPFVALHLRYEMDMLAFSGCTQGCTKEEAEVLKQMRYQYPWWREKEIVSEERRSQGLCPLTPEEAALILQALGFGKDTQIYIAAGEIYGSERRLAVLRAAFPNIVKKEMLLAPAELQQFQNHSSQMAALDFMVSVASNTFIPTYDGNMAKVVEGHRRYLGFKKTILLDRKSLVPLLDMHHNRTLSWNEFVAAVALVHEKRMGQPTHRRVIVDKPKEEDYFYANPQECLCEGTNCDLLGHGNSSKTQ from the exons ATGGAGGTTAGATCATCGGACGCGGCGCGTATCATCGGCGATAAGATAGCGAGTGGTTCTCCTCCCGTGCCTGCGATCGCGAGGACGCGATTGCAGGTCTGGTTCATTCGCGTTTGCTCGAGCATTGTGCTTTGGACTTGTTTGGTTCAGCTCGTCGCGGTTTGTGAGCTGTGGCACCCGCATTTGCTCGCCGGAATCACCAGCCGGATTTCGAGTTCCGCGGAGCTTAACGTCGATGAAGAGGCGCGTTTACATTCTTcttcgccgccgccgccgcctcTTGTTCCTCCAA GAAAGTATACAAGCAATGGTTTTCTTAGAGTGTCCTGCAATGGAGGCTTGAATCAAATGCGAGCAGCG ATATGTGACATGGTGACTGTTGCTCGGCTTTTGAATCTCACTTTGGTTGTTCCAGAGCTTGATAAGACATCCTTCTGGGCTGACCCTAG CAATTTTAATGACATCTTTGATGTGAGACATTTTATTGATTCATTGAGAGATGAAGTTCGAATCATAAAAAGGATTCCAAAGAGGTTTAACAGGAAACATGGATTCATTCCTCTCGAGATGCCTCCTGTTAGCTGgtcaaatgaaaaatattacttACAACAG ATTCTTCCACTTTTTGGCAAGCATAAAGTGTTACATTTCAACAAAACAGATGCACGTTTGGCAAACAATGGGATCCCATTGGATCTTCAAAAACTCAGGTGTCGTGTTAATTTCCAGGCACTGAAATTCACTCCTCAGATTGAGACTTTGGGGTACAAATTGGTTCGCATGCTTCGAGAAAAGGGACCTTTTGTGGCTCTGCATCTAAGATACGAGATGGACATGTTGGCTTTCTCAGGTTGTACTCAAGGCTGCACTAAGGAAGAAGCTGAGGTGCTCAAGCAGATGAG GTATCAATACCCAtggtggagagagaaagagatagtgTCTGAAGAGAGGAGATCTCAAGGCTTGTGTCCTCTTACACCGGAGGAGGCAGCACTAATTTTGCAGGCATTGGGTTTCGGTAAGGATACACAGATTTATATTGCAGCTGGTGAGATTTATGGAAGTGAACGTCGACTAGCAGTGTTAAGAGCTGCATTTCCAAATATT GTGAAAAAGGAAATGCTGCTGGCCCCAGCAGAGTTGCAACAATTCCAGAATCATTCGTCTCAAATGGCGGCTTTAGATTTTATGGTTTCAGTTGCCAGTAACACTTTCATTCCCACCTACGATGGAAACATGGCAAAAGTTGTGGAAGGTCATCGCAG GTATCTTGGGTTTAAAAAAACCATCCTGCTAGATCGGAAAAGTCTTGTACCGTTACTGGATATGCATCACAATAGAACACTTTCATGGAATGAGTTTGTAGCTGCTGTTGCATTGGTTCATGAGAAAAGAATGGGACAGCCAACTCATCGTAGGGTTATTGTAGATAAGCCGAAGGAGGAAGATTATTTCTATGCAAACCCACAGGAGTGCCTTTGTGAGGGAACAAATTGTGACTTGCTAGGGCATGGGAACTCAAGTAAAACGCAGTGA